A window of the Pseudoalteromonas sp. A25 genome harbors these coding sequences:
- a CDS encoding Ig-like domain-containing protein, with translation MYYKTTLTIAMLSLLSACSGSDSQPSVKTTTPDTSTGAQAQFQTSALLQSTLNEDASVQIDISAQQVPTGTEALQLSIIEPTQLGTLTGQYPNLTYSPKPNMHGNDRFVYQLKKGEHTSEEVTVKITITAVNDKPELSGSPAQNVIKLNDDFSFSPIVDDVDTDTSGHIFNIINKPQWAQFDTSNGTLSGAPKVDDDLGVYKQIKISLTDGDFTTELTAFDIEVVKSAWQPITQLPNNQGSHLKTTVLNNKLVTLSHLTSLSSAMSCSTAPQSAPTFMQLDTNHLSWLVLPRPEESRYYYHAVSTGSKLYLFGGTQACPSTSSAKTTMEIFDSESLAWSSVSAPVFSPYENTVLASCANSQHVAAFTSNSDSLYLYLLDVSDNTWKSEALELPVTDIHNCAFVGEKLFMTTTSDSHTNVNLTQFDINTLQITINEHIPADLADLYHTLASDGGSLQVHSPKAVMQYQIDTQQWQALTVNPYASEVQGEQNYYLRDYSVEQLEGKYYQLGGAFTTQSNNQVYLFNSTVD, from the coding sequence ATGTACTATAAAACCACATTAACAATTGCCATGTTAAGTTTGCTGTCGGCATGCTCTGGAAGTGACTCACAGCCAAGCGTTAAAACAACCACTCCCGACACATCAACAGGTGCACAAGCGCAGTTTCAGACAAGCGCGCTGCTGCAAAGCACATTAAATGAAGATGCAAGCGTACAAATAGATATTAGCGCTCAGCAGGTCCCAACTGGCACCGAGGCACTGCAACTGAGCATTATTGAGCCAACTCAATTAGGAACGTTAACGGGCCAGTACCCAAACTTAACTTATTCGCCAAAACCGAATATGCATGGCAATGACCGCTTCGTATACCAACTCAAAAAAGGGGAGCATACTAGTGAAGAGGTAACGGTCAAGATTACCATCACAGCAGTCAATGATAAGCCAGAACTGTCAGGCTCCCCTGCGCAAAACGTCATTAAGTTAAATGACGATTTTTCATTTTCTCCCATCGTCGACGATGTCGACACAGATACTAGTGGGCATATTTTCAATATTATCAATAAGCCTCAGTGGGCTCAATTTGACACGAGTAATGGAACACTTTCAGGAGCACCTAAAGTGGATGATGATCTCGGTGTATATAAACAAATTAAAATATCGCTCACTGATGGCGATTTTACGACTGAACTTACAGCATTCGATATCGAAGTTGTTAAAAGTGCTTGGCAGCCTATTACACAACTACCGAATAACCAGGGTAGTCACCTAAAAACAACAGTATTAAACAATAAACTGGTAACACTTAGCCACCTTACATCTCTCTCATCAGCAATGAGCTGTAGCACTGCACCACAGAGTGCGCCCACATTCATGCAACTAGATACAAACCATCTATCATGGCTAGTTTTACCCAGGCCTGAAGAATCTCGATACTACTACCATGCAGTGAGCACAGGCTCGAAATTGTATTTATTTGGTGGCACCCAAGCATGCCCAAGTACCTCAAGCGCAAAAACGACAATGGAGATATTCGACAGTGAGTCATTAGCATGGTCCTCTGTTAGCGCCCCCGTTTTTTCACCTTATGAAAATACTGTACTTGCCAGTTGCGCAAATAGCCAACATGTTGCTGCATTTACGAGTAACAGTGACTCTCTTTACTTATATCTACTAGATGTATCCGATAACACATGGAAGAGTGAAGCGCTTGAATTGCCAGTAACAGATATTCATAACTGCGCGTTTGTTGGTGAAAAACTATTTATGACCACAACAAGTGATTCGCATACAAATGTAAACTTGACCCAGTTTGACATAAACACACTGCAAATAACCATCAACGAGCATATACCTGCCGACCTTGCAGACCTTTATCATACACTGGCTTCCGATGGCGGTTCGCTACAAGTACACAGCCCCAAAGCTGTAATGCAATATCAGATAGACACTCAACAGTGGCAGGCGCTTACAGTAAACCCCTATGCCTCTGAAGTACAGGGAGAGCAAAACTATTACTTACGTGATTACAGCGTTGAGCAACTTGAAGGAAAGTATTATCAACTAGGCGGGGCATTTACAACTCAATCAAACAACCAAGTTTATCTTTTCAATAGTACGGTAGACTAA
- a CDS encoding glycosyltransferase, translating to MHIVVLPSWYPSDSHDAAGSFFREQAIALKESGMNISVLAVCLHGLRNYKAIFKQGIAESVDSQLPTHRLHLMRWLPRSDKFDAVIVTAGLHFLFKRYIKKYGLPDVIHAQCALFGGVVAQQLSAKYGIPYIVTEHCSIYARGLVSTSDKARANTVFEHAHKLIAVSKPFAEDLKKAFDAPHQTWGIIPNMVEQRFLDDFENTQPNTSFSFISIGSLNKNKAIDTLIRAFHRAFKGNEQVTLTIAGDGVERMNLEALSSQLQLTKQIKFIGSISRQRALEEIKSANALVSASLYETFGVVLIEALALGKPVIATRCGGPETIVTDKVGLLADKNSVDSLSIQLTTLYQNYNQYDPEAIHNYCQQNYSKQAYTNLMRQQFNNVIKKA from the coding sequence ATGCATATCGTAGTACTACCCTCATGGTATCCGTCGGACTCACATGATGCCGCAGGTAGTTTTTTTCGAGAACAAGCCATTGCATTGAAAGAGTCAGGAATGAATATTTCAGTACTAGCAGTATGCTTGCATGGTTTACGAAATTACAAAGCGATATTTAAACAAGGAATAGCCGAGTCTGTCGACTCACAGCTCCCAACGCACAGGCTACACCTAATGAGGTGGTTGCCTCGCTCTGATAAATTTGATGCAGTGATAGTAACAGCAGGCCTGCACTTTTTATTTAAACGGTATATTAAAAAATATGGCCTGCCCGATGTCATCCATGCGCAATGTGCATTATTCGGTGGCGTTGTGGCGCAGCAGCTATCAGCTAAATATGGTATTCCCTATATTGTAACTGAGCACTGCTCAATTTATGCCCGAGGGCTTGTTTCTACAAGTGATAAGGCGCGAGCTAATACCGTTTTTGAGCACGCACACAAATTAATTGCTGTGTCAAAACCCTTTGCAGAAGATTTAAAAAAAGCATTCGACGCACCTCATCAAACTTGGGGGATCATCCCAAATATGGTCGAACAACGCTTTCTTGATGACTTTGAAAATACCCAGCCTAATACGTCATTTTCTTTTATTTCTATAGGTTCCTTAAACAAAAATAAAGCCATCGACACGCTTATTAGAGCATTTCATCGCGCTTTCAAAGGAAATGAACAGGTTACACTAACTATCGCTGGGGATGGCGTAGAGCGCATGAATCTAGAAGCACTGAGCTCGCAGTTACAGTTAACTAAGCAAATTAAATTTATCGGAAGCATCTCTCGCCAACGTGCACTTGAGGAAATAAAAAGTGCTAACGCTTTAGTGTCAGCCAGTCTATACGAAACATTTGGTGTCGTACTTATAGAAGCTCTTGCTCTGGGCAAACCGGTGATCGCAACACGCTGCGGCGGCCCTGAAACCATCGTAACAGATAAAGTTGGATTACTAGCCGATAAAAACAGTGTTGACAGCTTATCTATCCAGTTAACCACGCTATACCAAAATTACAATCAATATGATCCTGAGGCTATTCATAACTACTGCCAGCAAAATTATAGTAAGCAAGCATACACCAACCTTATGCGCCAACAATTCAATAATGTAATAAAAAAGGCATAA
- a CDS encoding putative capsular polysaccharide synthesis family protein: protein MIQRLRSMYALYKQYTHPDTVFIYQMGKVGSTALENSIEGAVHIHNFYSANHPCRVRLAGLAGFGWRYYLKRLAQECEMLVKRIAFKRRKHSKIVTLVRAPLERNISMFFHDLDCYLFALYSNCDRTPYPPAATRTQDPTVLYEAFNKHFQHEYPLSWFDRELKRMTGVDIYSHPFDKHSGFIKINEQGCEVLCLDIRVLKRSKAAICEFLEQDIEISFANQAEHKWYGDLYAHFKHTYKPTQELVSKLEGSKFYQHFYAQGPQ, encoded by the coding sequence GTGATCCAGCGATTAAGGTCTATGTATGCCCTTTATAAGCAATACACCCATCCTGATACTGTTTTTATCTACCAGATGGGTAAGGTTGGCTCAACTGCATTAGAGAACTCGATAGAAGGGGCTGTGCATATTCACAACTTTTACAGTGCTAATCATCCATGTCGAGTGCGCTTAGCAGGGCTAGCTGGATTTGGCTGGCGGTACTATTTGAAACGTTTGGCTCAAGAATGCGAGATGTTGGTAAAAAGGATTGCTTTCAAACGTCGTAAACACAGTAAAATTGTTACTTTAGTGCGAGCGCCTCTAGAGCGAAATATCTCAATGTTCTTCCATGATCTTGATTGTTACTTATTTGCACTGTATAGCAACTGTGACCGCACGCCTTACCCGCCTGCAGCTACGCGAACACAAGATCCCACAGTGCTTTATGAGGCATTCAATAAACACTTTCAGCATGAGTACCCACTATCTTGGTTTGACCGCGAGCTAAAGAGAATGACTGGCGTTGATATTTACTCTCACCCTTTTGATAAACACTCAGGTTTCATAAAAATCAATGAACAAGGCTGTGAGGTACTGTGTTTAGATATTAGAGTACTTAAGCGTTCAAAGGCTGCAATTTGTGAGTTCTTGGAGCAAGACATTGAAATAAGCTTTGCTAACCAAGCTGAACATAAGTGGTATGGTGATTTGTATGCTCACTTTAAACACACTTACAAACCTACCCAAGAGCTTGTGTCAAAACTCGAAGGTAGTAAATTCTATCAGCATTTCTATGCTCAAGGCCCTCAATGA
- a CDS encoding lipopolysaccharide biosynthesis protein codes for MSLKTFVSYAVGPIGASLLGLITLPVLTRLILPDTYAQIALAQTTIQLLLFFALSGFDQAFMREYYEQDDKQKLFSHAYLSTTVLFCGAAAILLLFRHDISAFLFNAYRPDALSLIAATLLFTVLLRYQQLVMRLENQAMSYSIALFSQALLNLLFIIIFVEIFKLEGLIGVLFANCSSVFLVSFGCWIKTKNKIAILHRPAFDYELFTQLFRYAYPLLFSTLLMWVLYSADQYMLRWLSAYEELGVYAAAYKLCAALTILQVIVSTYWVPLSLQWHKENVSISQFNLAGKAAAAVLIVVFLLSIALREVVSLLLGADFALAVEIFPFLMLYPIFYTLSEISGVGINLSRKTSHMIYITLIAALANISINFWLIPLHGAKGAAIATGATFIIYFYCRTILANQVWKKVTLSHYHLIVCLSIFVLFFIDAAWIEWFCALLAITLCVVLAVLFKSSKVKLTP; via the coding sequence ATGTCTTTAAAAACTTTTGTATCCTATGCTGTTGGCCCCATTGGTGCTTCTTTACTTGGTTTGATCACACTCCCTGTACTCACTCGGTTGATTCTCCCTGACACCTACGCTCAGATTGCGCTTGCGCAAACAACAATCCAATTACTGCTGTTCTTTGCCTTAAGCGGCTTTGATCAGGCTTTTATGCGGGAATATTACGAACAAGATGATAAACAAAAACTTTTCAGCCATGCCTACCTAAGCACCACCGTATTATTTTGTGGTGCCGCTGCGATACTTTTACTTTTTCGCCACGACATATCCGCTTTTTTATTCAATGCATACCGTCCAGATGCATTAAGCTTAATAGCGGCAACACTTTTATTTACTGTTTTATTACGCTACCAACAACTGGTAATGCGTCTTGAAAACCAAGCCATGAGTTACTCCATAGCCTTATTTTCTCAAGCATTATTAAACCTCTTATTCATTATAATTTTTGTAGAAATATTTAAATTAGAAGGCTTGATAGGCGTGCTATTTGCAAATTGTTCATCGGTTTTTTTAGTTTCTTTCGGTTGTTGGATTAAAACGAAAAATAAAATAGCAATATTACATCGACCAGCTTTTGATTATGAATTATTCACCCAACTATTTCGCTATGCCTACCCTCTACTGTTTTCAACCTTATTAATGTGGGTACTCTACTCAGCTGATCAATATATGCTTCGTTGGCTGTCTGCTTACGAAGAGCTTGGCGTTTATGCCGCCGCCTATAAGTTATGTGCCGCTCTTACTATTTTACAGGTGATTGTTTCTACATACTGGGTACCGCTTAGCCTGCAATGGCATAAAGAAAATGTTTCAATCAGCCAATTTAACTTAGCAGGTAAAGCAGCTGCAGCCGTTTTAATAGTTGTGTTTCTTTTAAGTATTGCACTTAGAGAGGTTGTGAGCTTACTGTTAGGTGCTGATTTTGCTCTGGCCGTTGAGATTTTCCCATTTTTAATGTTATACCCTATTTTTTATACACTTTCGGAAATATCTGGCGTAGGAATTAACTTAAGTAGAAAAACGAGCCATATGATTTACATCACTTTAATCGCTGCTCTAGCTAACATATCGATAAATTTTTGGTTAATACCTTTACACGGTGCCAAAGGTGCCGCCATTGCAACAGGCGCCACCTTTATAATTTATTTTTACTGCCGTACCATACTAGCTAACCAAGTCTGGAAAAAAGTAACTTTGTCACATTATCACCTGATTGTGTGCCTAAGCATATTTGTTCTATTTTTCATCGATGCTGCCTGGATAGAATGGTTTTGCGCTTTACTTGCCATCACACTATGTGTTGTTTTAGCGGTTTTATTTAAAAGTAGTAAGGTCAAGCTCACTCCCTAA
- a CDS encoding glycosyltransferase family 4 protein gives MKDHIILISNAYFPNRGGIENSLYHLAKSYQALGYQIDILVGDVNQATESHLPEYEVLDGIAVHRFGAYSKWRRFKLFRPFLRFKNMAAKLNSLSRPSTLGIISRYHNTTMIAKMVTKLPVLYLVPGVVRVQDKPKNTTEHSSVKTNALQYIRLLKHDLVQQIAFRVADVLLVFSDNMKQQVESCFIFKKPHIGITKPGVDCDRFLPVSQTAKQTLREELELPTSNEILLGVGRLVRAKGFHFLIESLAHTSNTMVVILGDGPEKLALEKLADELGVRQRVIFKGVVQEPNYYYQAADMFVMTSTYEPLGQIVLEAIASGLPVVAFSKQAMPQTATEELLSNQSCVFVNEANAKALANGINQLIKNQELRLTLAATGRQLAQDSFDWTHLANVLIALIKSKR, from the coding sequence ATGAAGGATCACATTATTCTTATAAGCAATGCTTACTTCCCTAATAGAGGAGGCATTGAAAACTCGCTCTACCATTTGGCCAAATCATATCAAGCATTGGGCTATCAAATTGATATTTTAGTAGGAGATGTAAATCAGGCTACAGAGAGTCATTTACCTGAATATGAAGTCTTGGATGGAATTGCTGTACATCGTTTTGGTGCGTACTCTAAATGGAGAAGGTTCAAACTTTTTAGACCTTTTCTTCGTTTTAAGAACATGGCGGCAAAACTTAATAGTCTGAGCAGACCAAGTACCTTAGGCATAATTAGTCGTTATCACAACACGACTATGATCGCAAAAATGGTAACGAAGTTGCCTGTTTTGTATTTGGTGCCTGGTGTGGTTCGAGTGCAAGATAAGCCAAAAAACACAACTGAGCATAGCAGTGTAAAAACAAATGCTTTGCAGTATATTCGCTTGTTAAAACATGATTTGGTTCAACAAATAGCGTTTAGGGTTGCAGACGTATTACTTGTATTTAGTGACAACATGAAGCAACAAGTAGAGTCATGTTTTATTTTCAAAAAGCCACACATTGGCATTACCAAGCCAGGTGTGGATTGTGACCGCTTTTTACCTGTTAGCCAGACCGCTAAGCAAACGCTTAGGGAGGAGTTAGAGTTACCAACATCTAATGAAATTTTACTCGGTGTTGGGCGGTTGGTTCGAGCTAAGGGGTTTCATTTTTTGATAGAATCTTTGGCACATACATCTAATACAATGGTTGTTATTTTAGGCGACGGCCCTGAAAAGCTCGCTCTAGAAAAGCTAGCAGATGAACTTGGGGTACGGCAAAGGGTGATTTTTAAAGGGGTAGTTCAAGAGCCCAATTACTATTATCAAGCTGCAGATATGTTTGTGATGACTTCAACATATGAGCCGTTGGGGCAAATTGTATTGGAGGCGATTGCATCAGGTTTACCCGTTGTTGCATTTTCAAAGCAAGCAATGCCGCAAACAGCAACAGAAGAGCTATTAAGCAATCAAAGCTGTGTGTTTGTTAATGAAGCAAATGCAAAGGCACTGGCAAACGGGATAAACCAGCTCATAAAAAATCAGGAGTTGAGACTAACGTTAGCGGCAACTGGTCGCCAGTTAGCACAAGACAGCTTTGATTGGACACATCTGGCCAATGTTTTAATTGCCCTGATAAAATCTAAAAGGTGA